The sequence GATATTAGATTCACGGATGATGACAGAGATATCATCAATACCAGATGGTGTATGCTCAAAGGAGATATCTTCATCTTCTAAGATCGTTAACAGTTTACGGCCAAACCCTAACTCGCGGTTCATTAAGTATTTACTAACATAGATACTGATAAATCCTGTATCACTGGCAATCCCTACTACAGGATTAGGTTGTGGTTCTTTTTTCGATACGATAATCGTTCCCATAGCTTGTGGGTTGTTCGTATTTTTGATACAAACAGGAATATCTGCCTTAAACGCTGGAATCAATGCTTCATCATGAAACACAGAAAACCCTGCATAGGATAATTCACGCATCTCTTTATACGTTAAAGAGGTGATTTGCTTCGGATTATCCACAATTGTCGGGTTTACACAATACACAGAGTCGACATCTGTAAAGTTCTCATATAAATCCGCTTTTACTCCTGCAGCAACTATAGATCCAGTTATATCAGAACCTCCACGTGAAAATGTAATTAATTTTCCCTCTTTTGAATAGCCAAAAAAGCCAGGTATAACAACAATTTCGTTACGCTCTCTTAACTGATATAAATGATCATAGCTTTCTTCAAGTACTTGTGCGCCTCCTGGATGTTCACTAACAAAGATACCTGCCTGTTGTGGATTTAAGTATGTTGACTCTACTCCTATTGATTGCAGATATGCACTTAAAACCTTTGCCAAAGAATCTTCTCCCGTAGCTTTTAATGCATCCATCTTTAAAGCGTCACTGTCTGTAGAATGCAATATACCTTCTACCCCATCTTTAATTTCTTTGATGATCTGATCAGATATACTTAATTCATTTGTTATCGATTGAAAACGTTCTAACACCGCTTGCAGTTTTTGCTCATACGGTTGCTTATTAAAGAAGGCTTCTCCGAGCTCAATAAGCATGTCTGTTACTTTAATATCATCTGAAAATCGTTTACCTGGTGCTGATACGACGATAACTTTTCTATCTTTATCGTCTTGAATAATCGATGCTACTTTCTGTAATTGCTCAGCATTCGCTACTGAACTTCCTCCAAATTTTGCTACTTTCATGTTTAACCTCTCCAATAATTATTTTGCTACCATAAAAATATTATCATACTTTTATCAGAATTGTTAAACAAAATAAGCATCTAAAAGTAAAAATACCGGAGAATATCAGCGCTTGACGGTATACAATGGTACATTTATTAAAATTCAAGACGAGAGGCTGTCAAATAAGCAGTGAGCGCATTTGAACCTTGATCATTATTTCGCTATAAACATTTGCGTCCAATAATGTCCACTTTCTACATAACCAACGCCAATATGTGTATACTTTTCGTTTAGAATAATGGCACGATGTCCACTTGAGTTCATCCATGCTTGTACTACCTGATAAGCAGTGTCTTGTCCTTTAGCAATATTTTCACCTGCAGAAGTATAAGATACACCGAAATTCTGCATCATTGTAAATGGTGAACCGTACGTTGGACTTGTATGACTAAAATATTGGTTTTGCAACATATCTTGCGATTTGTAACGTGCTACACGAGATAACTCCCAATTTGCTCGCAAACTTGGAAGTCCATTCTTCTCTCTTTCTTGGTTGGTATATTGAATAACTTGATGCTCTATTTTTTTAATTTCGTCGATCGTTGGAATCGTTATTGTTTGGTTGGGATAAATCAAATCAGGATTGGATATTTGGTCATTTGCTTCAATGATTTCAGATAATCCGATTTGATATTTTACAGCAATCTTCCACAAACTGTCGCCTGATTGAACCGTATAGGTACTCGCAGCAAATAAAGATTGTACAGGCAGTAGACAAAACCCGACAACCAACAAAACAAAGCAGATTTTTCTCACATTCAACAGTCCTTTCCATATTTATTCGTGTTTAAATTGTCCAAACTGTCCGAAACTATACATATAAATAGTTGGAAATACATATTGATCATGATAAAGTATCTATATAATGCAATAAATGGAGGGTAACAAGTTGGAGTTGGATTGGAGATTTTGGGAAGCTATTTCATATGATGATTACATTGATATCGCAATAAGTATCGGTGTCATTTTGCTGGCAATTCTTTTACGAAAATTGTTTATTAAATATATTTTTTACCTGTTTTTAAAATTATCCAATAAAGGAAAAACGGAACTGCTCAATCATGCCCTAAAAGCATTAGAACATCCGTTGCGCTTTTTATTTGTCGTAGTAGGCATCTATATCGCTATTCATTTTTTCCCATACATCAATGAGACTAGGGAAATTTACTTAAAGTTATTAAAAATATCGATTTTACTCGCTATTTCCTCTTGGCTGTTTAACCTGTCGTCAAGCACGTCGCTTTTATTTATGAAAATAAGCAATAAACTGAATTTTGAAATGGATTCCATCTTAATTCCGTTTTTATCTAAAGCAGTTCGAGTCATCATTGTCATGATTAGCATCAGTATTATAGCGGAGGAATTTGGATATAACGTTAGTGGGTTTGTAGCAGGTTTAGGTTTGGGCGGCCTGGCATTTGCTCTAGCTGCTCAGGAAGTAATCAAAAACTTGTTCGGCGGTGTCGTTATTATTACCGAAAAACCTTTTACAATTGGCGATTGGATCCAATCACCTAGTATTGAGGGGATTGTAGAGGATATTAATTTCCGCAGTACCATTATTCGAACCTTTGCTGATTCACTTATTACCATTCCGAACTCTACCTTATCTAATGAGCCGATTACTAATTGGAGTGAGATGAACAAGAGAAGAATATCTTTCACCCTCGGAGTGGAATACAGCACATCAAAAGAAAAGATCCAGCATGTTGTACATGAGATTCAAGAATACTTGGAAAATAATGAGGACATACATCCAGAGACCATTTTTGTAAAGTTTACCGAATATAATAATAGCAGCCTTGATATCATGCTCTACTTCTTCACAAAAACAATTGTTTGGGAAGAATACTTAACAGTAAAACAAAATGTGAATTACAAAATTATGGAGATTTTAGAAGAGGCAGATGTTTCTGTTGCATTTCCGTCTCGTTCGATATATCTTGAACAAGATAGCATGCACAATATGCATCCTTTACAAGATGATCAACAATAATAATAAATCCCCGAATCATCGGGGGATTTATTTGTAGTTACTAGCTAGCGCGATGTTCTAATCGTAATCGATCTGCAACCATAGCTATAAACTCAGAGTTCGTCGGTTTTGCTTTAGACACACTTACCGTATATCCGAACAGCGATGAAATCGAATCCATGTTACCTCTGCTCCAGGCTACTTCAATGGCGTGACGAATGGCACGTTCTACTCTTGAAGCAGTTGTGTTGAATTTAGATGCAATATCAGGATAAAGAACTTTCGTGATTGATCCTAGTAATTCAATGTCTTTATAAACCATTGTGATGGCTTCTCGCAAATACATATAGCCTTTAATATGGGCAGGTACACCAATTTCATGAATGATATGCGTAATACTTGCTTCTAAATCAAACCTTTTGCTGTTTGTCACGGAAGACCTTTTCTCATTATGTACAGCAGTTTGGATACCATGTACTTGTCTTATTTGTTCTGCAAGATGTTCTAAATCGAATGGTTTCAAGATAAAATACGACGCTCCCAGACCGACAGCTTTTTTCGTAACTTCTTCCTGACCAAATGCAGTGAGCATAATCACATTAATGTGCTTTGTCCGTTCATTTTGTTTTAATTTCGATAGAACAGCTAGACCATCTATATGAGGCATAATAATATCTAATATAATTACATCCGGATTAACTTCTTCCACATAATCCAGGCATTCTTTTCCATTATATGCTCTCCCTACTACGGCAATATCCTCCTGATCCTCTAAATAATCATTCATTAAATCTACAAGTTCACGGTTGTCATCCACCAACATTACATTCGAATTCTTCACAAAAAGTTCCTCCTTCACCTTATGCTAACTATTTTGACCTTAATTAATACTTTCGACAAAAGGAATAGAAATCCTTCTTTTCGTTCATAAAAAATACAAAATTTCGTTCTACACGGTTTGTCGAAAAATATTTGTTTTTAGTTTAGCAAAAGAAAGTAAAGTCTGCAACCATTATTTTCCTAGTGGGTTTTTAAGAATGATGGATAGAAGGTATTACTGATAATAAAAGGGAACAGCTAAAATGGCTGCTCCCTTCTTCATTAACTCGCTTTTCGGTTTTCAGATTTATAAATATCTATTCCTGCCTCATTCAGCATCCATTCAATATGAACACCGTACCCACTAGTTGGATCATTAACAAAAACATGTGTAACCGCACCAATTATTTTTCCATTCTGAATGATCGGACTACCACTCATACCTTGTACAATGCCACCAGTTGCATCTAACAATCGTTTGTCTGTTATTTCTAAAATCAGCCCTTTAGTAGCTGGTGCAGATTGATTAACTGTATTTACAATCTCTACATCAAACGCCTCTACTTTTTCTTTGTTAATAACCGTCAAAATTTTTGCAGGACCTTCTTCTACTTCATTCGGTAAGGCAATCGGCATTGGTTTCGACCAGTTATCATCAGCAGATTTTAATGGTTCATGCAGTGTTCCGAAGATTCCGAACGGCGAATTCTTCGTAATATCACCCATTTCCGTACCATCTAATACGAAATCAGCACGTTTTTCACCTGGAACGCCGTGTTCACCTTTCTTTATATCGGTGATTTGCGACCGTACAATACTTCCGTTATCAATTTTTACTGGCTCTCTTGTATCCATATCTGAAATGATATGTCCAAGAGCACCATATTTTTTTGAATCCGGATGGTAAAAAGTCATTGTTCCGATACCTGCTGCAGAGTCACGAATATAAACACCTATTCGATAATCTTCTTCTTTCACATCATATTGCGGCGTCAACTCCGTGTCTACCGTTTTACCGCCGCGTTTCAGTTCTACGTCTAAGGACTCATCTTGCTCTCCAGCTTCTTTTACAATCGGTGCCACTTCTTCCATTTTGGTAATTTTTTTATCGTTAATCGAGATAATATTATCTCCTACTTGTATATCAGCATCTTCTCCAGGAGAACTCGTTCCTTCCTCCGTTGTCACGAGATGATGACCTACAACCAAAACGCCTTGTGTTTGCAGATTAATTCCGATCGATTGTCCGCCAGGAATCAGGCGGAAATCATCGTATACTTCCACATCCACTTTCTTAACCGGGACATTAGCGAAGGTATAGGTTACTTCGTCTTGCCCACTTTCTTCAAGCGAATAATTCATTAAGTCTGTTGCATATTGAACAGCCTCATCGTTCATAGCTGATATCGAAACATCATCACCTAAAGTAGGTAACGACACTGTATCTGATTGTGTAAAAGTTTTGATTTGATTCGGGATAGAGAGGTATATCTGAAATGGTGAATACCATGGGAGTACAAATAATATGACAAGGAGTATTAATCCTATACATTTTCTTGCGTAGTTGTTCTTCATTGGTTTGGCCCTCCTTGTATTACAGACTGTTTTTGATCTGTATCATTAATTTGACCTTAAGGAGGGCTTTTTAAACCCGTTAAACATAACAAAATCGGGTGAACTTTTCCACTTTAAGAAATGATTATTTTCGGAATATTATTTATGTTTGTGATTCATCTCAATAAGCTCGCGTGCATGAGTCTTGGATGCAGTTGTTAATTCTTCACCGGTTATCATTTTACCAATTTCATCAATACGTTGTTCAAAGCTTAATTCTTGCAATGACGTATGTGTACGATTATTCTCTACAATCTTTTCGATTCTTAAGTGCGTATCGGCAATAGAGGCAACCTGAGGTAAATGTGTAATGCAAAGAACTTGCGATCCGCTGGAAATATTATGAATTTTCTCAGCCATAGATTGCGCAACACGACCACTTACACCAGTATCAACTTCGTCGAAAATGACACTCGTAATACCTTGGTGCTTGGAGAAAATATTCTTTAAAGCAAGCATTATCCGAGACATTTCCCCGCCTGAAGCAATACGATCCAGATCCTTTACAGGTTCACCTGGATTTGTAGAAATTAAAAATCTAGCCTGATCTATTCCGTGAGGGTGCGGAGAAACTTTTTTACCTTCAAATGATATACCTTGTTCACGATTTGGTATGGAAACATCTACTTCAAAAACCGTTTTATCCATATAGAGATCTTTGAGTTCTGCCAATACCGCTTTCTCTAACTGTTTTGCAGCGTTTTTTCTTAGCAGATACAATTCTTTAGCTTCTACAAGTAAATCATGAGCTGCTTCCTGTAAGGAATGGGATAGATTTTCAAGATGCTGGTCACGATGTTTAATTTCATCTAATTCTTCTTCGATTTTCGCGCTGTATGTCATGATTTCCTCAACGGATTGACCATACTTACGCTTCAGTTGATCAATTTCATGTAAACGGGATTCAATTACTTCTAATCGACCTGGTTCATAATCCATACTTTCCAGTTGCTGCCGGATTTGATACGAAATTTCCTCCATTAAATAATAATGATCAATATAGTCTTGATGCATTTTTTTTACAGCCTGATGATGTTCTCCTGCTTCCTCTAAATGATTGGCAGCGTGTGACATCCAATCCAATCCTTTTTGCTCCCCGTGAAGTGCATTATAGGCATCATTTAAGTTGCTGTGGATTTTCTCAAAATGCTGTAATTCGTTTCGTTCTTCTGTCAGTAACTCATCTTCATTTGGCTGCAAATCGGCATTCTGGATTTCTTTCAGTTGAAAATCTAATAAATCCATACGCTGTGCTAATTCTTGTTCATTTTTGTTACTTGCCTCAAATTTATCTTTTAGCTGTTTCCAATGTTTATACAAATGCTGATAGGATTTTTTGAAATCTGGATGATTTGACTGATAATAAGAATCTAAAAGTTCCAAATGTTTCTCTTTATTTAATAATGCCTGTGTTTCGTGCTGACTATGGATATCAAGAACACTCTGTCCGATTTCTTTCAAAATAGCTAATGTCGTTAATTTGCCATTAATTCTGCATATACTTTTGCCTGAATGTGATATGGTTCGATGTAACACAAGCATTTGGTCATCATTAATATCAATGCCCAATTCTTTTGTTTTTTGATAAACAGGGTGTTCAAGATCTTCTATAATAAATAGTCCTTCTAATTCTGCTTTTTTTTCACCATGACGTACATATTCGACCGATCCTCTTCCACCAATCAGCAAACCAAGTGCATCTATAATAATGGATTTACCAGCACCAGTCTCTCCCGTTAAAACCGTTAAACCGGATTGAAATGATATGGATAATTGCTCTATTATCGCAAAATTTTTAATCGATAATTCCGTTAACATCTACCCACCGCCTTTATTACAACATGTCTAAGAATTTGTCCTTTAAAGCTTCCGCATCTTCCACTGTTTTACAAATTATCAAGATTGTATCATCACCACAGATGCAACCAACAATTTCTTCCCAACCTAGATTATCAATTAAAGCACCCATAGCCTGTGCATTCCCCGGAAGAGTCTTCATGACGATAAAATGAGTCGCTGTGTCTATACTGATAAATGCATCCATAATAAATCTTCTTAGCTTATTTAATGGATTAAACTTCTGGTCTGCAGGCAAGCTGTATTTGTAGCGACCATCTTGTGTTGGTACTTTGACAAGATGCAATTCCTTGATATCACGAGAAATAGTAGCCTGCGTAATGCCATAACCTTGACTACGCAATTCTTCAACTAAATCATCCTGCGTTTCGATTTCATTTTCTGTAATGATCTCACGTATTTTGATATGCCGTTGTGCTTTATTCATTTCAATATCCTCCATCAATCATTTCTCATATGAAAACGGACTACAAAAAAGTAGTCCTCCCCATTTATTTGCTTAACTGCTGATGAGAATCTGACACAACCCTCTCTGTCAGCGCAAAAAGCTCTTGTGCTTTATGTTGCATAGCAGATTTTTTTAACAAACCTAAATATTCAATGTTACCATCCCCACCCGTAATTGGTGAGAACGTTACATCGATAATCTGAAAGCCTGTTGTTTCAGCAAAAGCCAATATTTTTCTCAGTACTTGCAAATGTACGGCAGGATCACGAACAATTCCCTTTCTGCCTACTTGTTCTTTTCCCGCCTCGAATTGCGGTTTAATAAGAACAACCGCAAAGCTTTCATTTGCTAATAACTGATAAAGTGGTGCTAAGATCAATTGTAACGAAATAAAGGAAACATCAACGGTAGCGAAAGTTGGAACTTCCTCCGTCAACATCTCAGGTGTCACATAGCGAAAGTTAGTTCTCTCCATAACAACTACTCGAGGGTCATTTCGCAGTTTCCAGTCTAACTGATTATAACCGACATCGATCGCATAGCTGCGTTTTACCCCATTTTGTAAGGCGCAGTCTGTAAATCCACCAGTTGACGAGCCAACATCTACCATTATCTTATCCTGTAAATCCAAAGAAAAGTATTCCAGTGCTTTTTCTAATTTCAAGCCCCCGCGCCCAACATATGGAATGGCTTTTCCTTTTATATCGATGGCTATATCTTCAGCTACCTTCGTGCCTGGCTTATCCATACACTGTCCTTCTGAAAACACAAGTCCTGCCATGATGGTTCTTTTTGCTTTTTCTCTGGATTCACTTAGCCCTCTATCTACGATTAATTGATCTAATCTGATTTTTTTTGTCATATTCTTCAAGCCCTTTTTTGCTTATCATTACTAACTGTAACTAAATGTTGCAGTTCTGAAATAATTTGATTCTCTGTTAAATCAATTTCTTTTAATAATTCTTTGACACTTCCATGCTCGATAAACTTATCTGGAATTCCCATTCTTTTGATAACAGGTTTATAATTATGTTCTTCAGCAAATTCAAGCACAGCACTTCCAAAGCCACCTTGCAGGACTGCTTCTTCTACTGTGAGAATAGGTATGTTCTTAGTCATACGATCATGTAATAACGTTTCGTCAAGTGGCTTAATGAAGCGGGCATTAACAACTTCTACATTTATACCTTGCTTCTTCAAGTAATTACTTGCGGCCAGAGACATTTCAATAGTTGTACCAAATGTTAAGATGACTGCATCTGCACCTTCACTTAACACTTCCCATTCTCCAATTGGAATAGTTGACAGGCTCTGATCCATTTCTACCCCTAAACCATTTCCTCTTGGAAATCGTACAGCGATAGGTCCATCATTATAAGCAACAGCAGTGTTTACCATGTGCTGACACTCATTTTCATCTTTAGGCATCATAATGACCATGTTCGGCAAGTGGCGCATAAAGGCAATATCGAACACACCTTGATGCGTTTCACCATCTGCACCAACAAGACCAGATCTGTCAATTCCGAAGGCAACATTTAAATTCTGACGGCAAACGTCATGCACCAACTGGTCATATGCCCGTTGCAAAAATGTAGAATAAATCGCTAAAAACGGCTTCATTCCTTGGGTAGCAAGGCCAGCTGATAACGTTGTTGCATGCTGTTCCGCAATGCCTACATCAAACAAACGATCCGGATATTTCTCCTGAAACTTGTCCAGTTTTGATCCTAAAATCATAGCAGGTGTAATAACTGCTAATCGATCATCCTTTCCTGCTATCTCTTCTAACGTATCACTGACGACCTGACTCCAGGCAGGCGCTGCATTTGCAGGCTTAATTTTCTCACCAGAATCAATTTTATAAGGTCCTACGCCATGCCATTTATCTTTCTGATCAGTCTCAGCAGGCTGATACCCTTTCCCTTTTTGTGTGATAACATGAACAATTACTGGACCTTCTGTTTTTTTTGCATAAGCGATATTTTCTTCCAGGTCTTTAAAGTCATGTCCATCAACAGGACCAAAATAAGTAAAGCCGAATTCTTCAAACAACATCCCTGGCACCATGAAATATTTCATGCTATCTTTCACCCGTTCTGCTGTTTGAGCAATTTTACCGCCTACTGCTGGGATCCGTTTTAAAAGAACTTCTAATTCATCTTTTACACGGTTATATTTGCCTGCACTGCGCATTCTGCCTAGAGCATTGTGTAAAGCGCCGACATTTCCAGCTATCGACATTTCGTTGTCATTTAAAATAACTGTAAGATTCTTTTGTTCATGGCCAATATGGTTTAATGCTTCTAATGCCATTCCACCAGTTAAAGCACCGTCACCAATTATTGGTACCACCGAATAATCTTCATTTTGCATATCTCGTGCAATCGCCATTCCCATTGCTGCTGACAAGGAGGTAGAGCTGTGCCCAGCTTCCCATACATCGTGTTTACTTTCGTTCATTTTCGGGAATCCACACAGACCTTTATATTGTCTTAACGTATCAAATTGGTCTGTTCTGCCTGTAAGCATTTTGTGGATGTATGATTGATGCCCTACATCAAATAGAAATTTATCTGTTGGACTATTAAATTGCTTATGCAATGCTAATGTAAGCTCAACAACACCTAAATTCGCTCCTAAATGACCACCAGTAACCGATAATTTTTGAATTAAAAATTGACGGATTTCATGTGCTAGTACTTCAAGTTCTTCATTGTTCAATTCTTTTAGAAATGCTGGATTCTTCATCTTGGTAAGATCCATAAAGGAATCCTCCCTACTGTTTTTCAAAACTTTGCCTATTTCGACAATATCTTTATTTTAAATTTTTCTTCAGAAAATGCAATTATTTTACCAACGAAGAAAATAATTTTCGTCGAATAGTTAATTGCCAAAAATTTCCCGAGTGCTTTCCCGCCAACTGTTAAAGCAGCAACCAGACTGGTCAATATTACATTAATTGTTAATTGAAAGGTACTGCCTTCACTATATCCAAAGTTATTGGCTATTTGAAGAATTACGATTGCCGAGGCTGTACCACTTATTATACCCGAAATATCACCAATAACATCATTACAGAAACTCGCAAAACGATCCGCATTGCGGACAATAAGAATTGCCTGTTTGGAACCGCTTACCCTCTCTGCTGCCATTGCATGAAATGGCACTTCATCTGCTGCTGTTGCCGCTATTCCTAGCATATCAAAAAATACACCAGTAAATACAATAATAAGCACAATAGTTAATCCAATAATCGAAGAAACCCCACTTAATATGGAAGATGACACCACGGAAAAAATAGCCGCTAACACAAACGTGATAACGGCAATGCTTAAACTAAATTTCATCGACTTTCTTAATTGTTTTTTATCCATATAAAAACCTCATCAATTGGTTACATTATGTATAAGGAAATGGAATGGTCATTTAAAAGGTAAAAACTGCGGCTTAGGTCCAGTAGGTTTTCCCAAACAGGTACCGAATGTTGCCATTCTGGCGGTTCCCCATTAAACCTGCCTTAGCGCAGTCACCCGACGCTAGACTGGATTACCACTTAGTCCACACTATAATCCCTTTTAAATGTCCTTTTGGAACAGTCTAGGAGATTTCCTCGACAATCTTTCGCCGTTTCCTAGCCTCTTTTGCAGTACGAATTTCATATAGATAAACATATCCGAACTAGTGGCCATCCAGTTCAGATACTTTGTTGCCTATAATCCCCTTCGTACCACTCAAGGCAGGCTACGCTACAAATAAGGATTCCCTGATCCTTATTTTATAGGTTCATACCCCATTCCATACAGAACACTTGGCTAAGCCTTCTATACAGAGATGGGCCTCCGCGGAAGAAGGGTCGTCGCCCACATGCCTTTGTGGATCGCCCTTCAACCTTAACTCCCAGCATCGACCCAAGGCTGGGCGCCTCAAGCCAACACAAGGAACTTCATCGATGTGCCCTTTGGCGGATTTTTAGGCCCGCCTTCAGAAACGGGGGATTGACTAGAATACTGCACCATCCCTTTACATAATTTTAATATAACATGAAATTAATTTTTTCTCAATAATTACTGATCACGTTCACTTAAATATGTGCTAATCACTGCTAAATCTGTATTCTCAAGACCAGTTTCAACTAAGCATTCAGCTGCTTCAGCCATAAGGGTTGCCTTGTATTGTTTGGCACCATCAATTCCGAGCAAGCCCGGATAAGTGCTTTTATCATTGTCTGCATCACTACCGACGCGTTTTCCAATTAATTCCTGATCTCCTTCAACATCCAAAATATCATCCTGGATTTGAAAAATCAGACCTAAACAATCTCCAAATCGTTTTAACACCGCTCTTTTCTTTTCCGAAACATCTGCTAGATACGCGCCGATTTCAATAGCAAAAGAAATAAGCCTTCCTGTTTTCAGGTGGTGAATACGTTCCAGGTCTACTATTGACACGAGCTTATTTTCCGCTTCCATATCAAGGTATTGACCTGCTACCATTCCTTCTAAGCCGCTTGCTTTGGATAATGCTGATATCAGCTTTACTTTTTGTGTATCTGTATAAGTTGTTGCCGTGCTGACAAGATGAAAACTATTTGTTAAAAGTCCGTCTCCAGCAAGAATCGCTGTAGCTTCATCGTATTTCTTATGATTCGTCAGTTTGCCTCGCCGGTACATGTCATCGTCCATTGCCGGTAAATCGTCATGAATTAATGAATACGTATG is a genomic window of Gracilibacillus salinarum containing:
- the dxs gene encoding 1-deoxy-D-xylulose-5-phosphate synthase, with the protein product MDLTKMKNPAFLKELNNEELEVLAHEIRQFLIQKLSVTGGHLGANLGVVELTLALHKQFNSPTDKFLFDVGHQSYIHKMLTGRTDQFDTLRQYKGLCGFPKMNESKHDVWEAGHSSTSLSAAMGMAIARDMQNEDYSVVPIIGDGALTGGMALEALNHIGHEQKNLTVILNDNEMSIAGNVGALHNALGRMRSAGKYNRVKDELEVLLKRIPAVGGKIAQTAERVKDSMKYFMVPGMLFEEFGFTYFGPVDGHDFKDLEENIAYAKKTEGPVIVHVITQKGKGYQPAETDQKDKWHGVGPYKIDSGEKIKPANAAPAWSQVVSDTLEEIAGKDDRLAVITPAMILGSKLDKFQEKYPDRLFDVGIAEQHATTLSAGLATQGMKPFLAIYSTFLQRAYDQLVHDVCRQNLNVAFGIDRSGLVGADGETHQGVFDIAFMRHLPNMVIMMPKDENECQHMVNTAVAYNDGPIAVRFPRGNGLGVEMDQSLSTIPIGEWEVLSEGADAVILTFGTTIEMSLAASNYLKKQGINVEVVNARFIKPLDETLLHDRMTKNIPILTVEEAVLQGGFGSAVLEFAEEHNYKPVIKRMGIPDKFIEHGSVKELLKEIDLTENQIISELQHLVTVSNDKQKRA
- a CDS encoding polyprenyl synthetase family protein, which codes for MQRSIDDILKSEQDHINNSLLNYIHQLEVPDRLKESVLYSIEAGGKRLRPLLMKLTCEGLGGEVDKVYPAAAALEMIHTYSLIHDDLPAMDDDMYRRGKLTNHKKYDEATAILAGDGLLTNSFHLVSTATTYTDTQKVKLISALSKASGLEGMVAGQYLDMEAENKLVSIVDLERIHHLKTGRLISFAIEIGAYLADVSEKKRAVLKRFGDCLGLIFQIQDDILDVEGDQELIGKRVGSDADNDKSTYPGLLGIDGAKQYKATLMAEAAECLVETGLENTDLAVISTYLSERDQ